Proteins co-encoded in one Aspergillus luchuensis IFO 4308 DNA, chromosome 6, nearly complete sequence genomic window:
- the RET3 gene encoding coatomer subunit zeta (BUSCO:EOG09264OBA;~COG:U;~EggNog:ENOG410PJAW;~InterPro:IPR022775,IPR011012,IPR039652;~PFAM:PF01217;~go_component: GO:0030126 - COPI vesicle coat [Evidence IEA];~go_process: GO:0006890 - retrograde vesicle-mediated transport, Golgi to endoplasmic reticulum [Evidence IEA]), with translation MPGSLSLFSVNAVLLMSADDGSRIFAKYYSPPHPPAGAAPNSTDYPGANPYPTVKEQKAFEQGLLEKTNKQTSDVILYDNRIVVFKMESDVMLYVVGSADENEVLLYNVVLSLRDALGILFKGATDKRTIVENYDLVALAIDEIIDDGIILETDPVLIASRVSRAPAPDAPNLKSIDLSEQGLMNAWELGKRRLAEGLRQM, from the exons ATGCCCGGCTCTCTTTCGCTTTTCTCCGTCAATGCCGTCCTTCTGATGTCGGCCGACGATGGCTCTCGCATCTTCGCCAAGTACTactcccctcctcaccccccGGCCGGTGCTGCCCCCAACTCGACCGATTACCCCGGAGCGAACCCCTACCCTACCGTGAAAGAGCAGAAAGCATTCGAACAAGGCCTCCTCGAAAAGACCAACAAGCAGACCAGCGATGTGATCCTCTACGACAACCGGATAGTGGTCTTCAAGATGGAGAGCGATGTGATGCTCTATGTGGTTGGAAGTGCCGACGAGAACGAAGTGTTGTTGTACAACGTGGTTCTGTCGCTAAGAGATGCTTTGGGAATCTTGTTCAA GGGCGCAACCGACAAGCGCACAATCGTCGAGAACTACGACCTGGTCGCCCTGGCCATCGATGAGATTATCGACGATGGAATCATTCTGGAAACCGATCCAGTGCTGATCGCCTCCCGCGTCAGTCGCGCTCCTGCTCCGGATGCACCGAACTTGAAGAGCATCGACCTGTCCGAACAAGGTCTGATGAATGCCTGGGAGCTTGGAAAGCGGCGTCTGGCGGAGGGGTTGCGGCAGATGTAA
- the RPL30 gene encoding 60S ribosomal protein eL30 (COG:J;~EggNog:ENOG410PPNR;~InterPro:IPR004038,IPR029064,IPR039109,IPR022991;~PFAM:PF01248;~go_function: GO:0003723 - RNA binding [Evidence IEA]) has product MAPKSKKTGDTINSRLALVMKSGKVTLGYKSTIKTLRSGKAKLVIIAANTPPLRKSELEYYAMLAKAPVHHFSGNNIELGTACGKLFRTSTMAILDAGDSDILSSQ; this is encoded by the exons ATGGCCcccaagagcaagaagaccgGTGACACCATCAACTCGCGCCTGGCGCTTGTGATGAAGTCCGGAAAGG TCACCCTCGGCTACAAGTCCACCATCAAGACCCTCCGC TCCGGCAAGGCCAAGctggtcatcatcgccgCTAAcactcctcctctccgcaaGAGTGAGCTCGAGTACTACGCCATGCTCGCCAAGGCCCCCGTCCACCACTTCTCCGGAAACAAC ATTGAGCTCGGTACCGCCTGCGGTAAGCTCTTCCGtacctccaccatggctATCCTCGATGCTGGTGACTCCGACATCCTGTCCAGCCAGTAG
- a CDS encoding uncharacterized protein (COG:S;~EggNog:ENOG410PGDP), with amino-acid sequence MSATPRKPSTPGNSNRNSTAESHTASGTASRTHTRSPSASTNGVTRSPSLRASTPVSARAAARKPGRSNLSTSSAPKVTPNQSDEEARAQTAALIDDLKEQLQKAETASEQYRKQLGVLQMRLDEAVSEQGKLEDQSHERDSKIEALNGEIRDHVRQIRDLEQAHELERNAMLQEKEQQASREEEMQATIQRLKESLAQKERANAADSDKTSFRNRASPDVDGQFAPSSQIERSPSRNNSKLLLQKDKLIESLRLELAESQIKLVEMENKGGGRQRELEKELLEARMANARLMEDNESYQLLLSERTLNGDFTKGDFMREVHPDTAEDVKEPGSGLGSLADELESVDARAETDNTRKLETEIKALKDQNKALTLYIERIISRLLQHDGFETILDKNENDPPSKPMPAHSNKELPPTPPEKDDAQQTFLQRAKSVVAGPNPNPPRPSTQPRSRPTSYMPPPTSVPTAHENPQTAPSIPLRAGSIRGHRRTRSEQTDVGAASVVGQMYRGRNSGGPISPTLLGPGNRQSAFSSASIMSSMSTGGRAPSLSSQPEHSRLSSSDSVTSDPAGDTASTGATSSSPRSSTGMTNYTGAVMTQNKLRPLRLVSETKLAEEEEAARKKANRGSWIPWFNRPNSSEATQPST; translated from the exons ATGTCGGCGACGCCTCGCAAGCCCAGTACCCCGGGCAATTCCAATAGAAACTCGACTGCAGAAAGTCACACAGCCAGCGGCACTGCATCGCGAACGCACACCCGCTCTCCCAGTGCTTCGACAAATGGCGTCACTCGTTCCCCGTCCCTCCGTGCTTCGACACCGGTCTCTGCGCGGGCTGCGGCTCGGAAACCCGGTCGCTCCAACCTGAGCACATCCAGTGCCCCCAAAGTTACGCCCAATCAATCCGACGAAGAGGCCCGGGCCCAGACCGCTGCTCTCATCGATGACCTCAAGGAGCAGTTGCAAAAGGCGGAGACCGCCTCGGAGCAGTATCGCAAGCAGTTGGGTGTCCTCCAGATGCGCCTCGATGAGGCGGTGAGCGAGCAAGGCAAGTTGGAGGACCAGAGCCATGAGAGGGATAGCAAGATTGAGGCCCTGAATGGCGAGATCCGTGACCATGTTCGCCAGATTCGCGACCTCGAACAGGCACACGAACTGGAGCGGAACGCTATGCTGCAGGAaaaggagcagcaggcgagtcgtgaagaagagatgcagGCTACCATCCAACGTCTGAAGGAGTCGCTGGCCCAGAAGGAGCGGGCAAATGCTGCCGATTCGGATAAAA CCAGTTTCCGTAACCGGGCATCACCGGATGTCGATGGTCAATTCGCGCCCTCTTCCCAGATCGAGAGAAGCCCTTCCCGCAATAACTCGAAGCTGCTTTTGCAGAAGGATAAGTTGATTGAGTCTCTTCGGCTTGAGCTGGCTGAGTCCCAGATCAAACTTGTCGAGATGGAGAACAAGGGCGGTGGCAGACAGCGGGAGCTGGAGAAAGAGCTTCTGGAAGCTCGCATGGCGAATGCCCGCTTGATGGAGGATAATGAGAGCTATCAATTACTCCTTAGTGAGAGAACCCTCAATGGTGATTTCACAAAGGGTGACTTCATGCGGGAAGTTCACCCGGACACTGCCGAGGACGTCAAGGAGCCTGGCAGTGGCTTGGGTTCGTTGGCTGACGAGCTAGAATCCGTCGATGCTCGAGCAGAGACAGACAACACCCGCAAGCTGGAGACGGAGATCAAGGCCCTGAAGGACCAGAACAAGGCCCTTACCCTCTATATCGAGCGGATTATCAGCCGCCTCCTGCAGCATGATGGTTTCGAGACCATCCTTGACAAGAATGAAAACGACCCCCCTTCCAAGCCGATGCCTGCGCACAGCAACAAAGAGCTTCCGCCAACACCCcctgagaaggatgatgcgcAGCAGACCTTCCTCCAGCGCGCCAAGTCGGTCGTTGCAGGCCCGAACCCGAACCCTCCTAGGCCTTCGACTCAGCCGCGGTCACGTCCCACGAGCTATATGCCTCCACCCACCAGTGTGCCCACCGCCCACGAGAACCCGCAGACGGCACCTAGCATTCCCCTTCGTGCTGGGTCAATTCGCGGTCACCGCCGCACAAGGTCGGAACAAACGGACGTTGGAGCAGCATCCGTCGTGGGTCAGATGTATCGGGGACGCAACTCGGGCGGTCCGATCAGCCCTACTCTCCTGGGACCTGGAAATCGGCAAAGCGCATTCTCTAGCGCGAGTATCATGTCGAGTATGAGTACCGGTGGTCGTGCGCCTTCACTCTCCAGTCAGCCTGAGCACAGCCGGTTGAGCAGTTCGGATAGTGTCACGAGCGACCCCGCTGGTGATACGGCATCCACCGGTGCAACCTCCAGCTCTCCCCGCTCTAGCACCGGCATGACCAACTACACTGGGGCTGTCATGACTCAGAACAAACTGCGTCCCCTGCGCCTAGTCAGCGAGACTAAGCtggccgaggaagaagaagctgccCGCAAGAAGGCTAATCGGGGCAGTTGGATCCCCTGGTTCAACCGTCCCAACTCTAGCGAGGCCACCCAACCTTCAACCTGA
- a CDS encoding L-threonylcarbamoyladenylate synthase (BUSCO:EOG09262FW1;~COG:J;~EggNog:ENOG410PG3Z;~InterPro:IPR010923,IPR017945,IPR005145,IPR006070, IPR038385;~PFAM:PF03481,PF01300;~go_function: GO:0003725 - double-stranded RNA binding [Evidence IEA]), with protein sequence MSPKASTRIASVRRLNNEGPGDRSLAEWWANERDNHTPEAAAIANAAQLLRTSDIPVAFPTETVYGLGADATRSDAVQGIYKAKQRPSDNPLIIHVDSLGMLERLLNPTQESPSRRTTTAKNAIPPIYDSVISRFWPGPLTILLPNPSGSPLAPEVTSKLTTFGVRMPSSPLARLLIHVTDRPLAAPSANASTKPSPTAAEHVFHDLEGRIELILDGGPCGVGVESTVVDGLSDPPAILRPGGIGIEELRTCAGWENVQVGYHDGTLDAKEAPRAPGMKYRHYSPKARVVLFEAGSDEEAVAKHIRKDLEDSAVGAHMIGVVRTQHWQRGLGLLSADEMQKSLKRIPSLVDELVGFSVPVSDQVNGSTATKETFDCHLGTDVKSIAQGLFSALRAMDEMEVDVIYVEGVPDHQGDLAAAVMNRLRKAAGAELRV encoded by the coding sequence atGTCGCCCAAAGCTTCCACCCGAATCGCATCGGTTCGCCGTCTCAACAACGAAGGCCCCGGAGACCGATCCCTCGCAGAGTGGTGGGCCAACGAACGCGATAACCATACCCCGGAAGCGGCCGCCATCGCGAACGCCGCGCAACTTCTCCGAACCAGCGATATCCCTGTTGCTTTCCCCACAGAGACAGTGTACGGACTGGGTGCAGATGCGACGCGAAGCGATGCAGTACAAGGAATCTACAAGGCGAAGCAGAGGCCGTCAGATAATCCGTTGATTATACATGTTGATTcgctggggatgttggagcgGTTACTCAACCCCACACAGGAAAGCCCATCGCGCAGAACTACCACTGCGAAGAACGCCATCCCGCCCATCTACGACTCGGTCATTTCCCGCTTCTGGCCCGGTCCTCTCACAATCCTCCTCCCTAATCCCTCCGGCTCCCCTCTTGCTCCTGAAGTCACCTCCAAGCTTACGACCTTTGGCGTGCGCATGCCCTCATCCCCGCTTGCACGCTTGTTGATTCATGTAACGGATCGACCACTGGCGGCTCCCTCGGCCAACGCATCCACCAAGCCCTCCCCGACGGCGGCGGAACATGTATTCCATGACCTCGAAGGTCGCATCGAGTTGATCCTTGACGGTGGTCCCTGTGGCGTAGGCGTGGAGAGTACGGTTGTCGATGGACTGTCCGATCCACCGGCTATTCTTCGACCGGGCGGGATTGGTATCGAGGAGCTGCGTACGTGTGCTGGATGGGAAAATGTACAGGTCGGCTACCATGACGGCACACTAGATGCGAAGGAGGCCCCACGAGCACCGGGCATGAAGTACCGACACTACTCGCCCAAGGCGCGCGTGGTACTGTTCGAAGCCGGctccgacgaggaagccGTCGCGAAACACATTCGGAAGGACCTGGAAGATTCAGCAGTCGGGGCACACATGATCGGGGTGGTCCGCACGCAACACTGGCAGCGGGGACTGGGGTTACTGTCTGCCGACGAGATGCAAAAGAGCCTGAAGCGTATCCCATCGCTCGTGGATGAGCTCGTAGGATTCTCCGTCCCGGTGAGCGACCAAGTCAACGGAAGCACTGCAACCAAGGAGACCTTCGACTGCCACCTCGGCACGGATGTCAAGTCGATCGCTCAGGGCTTGTTCTCGGCACTACGGGCCATGGATGAAATGGAAGTGGACGTCATCTACGTCGAGGGTGTGCCCGATCATCAGGGAGATCTGGCAGCTGCTGTCATGAACAGGTTGCGTAAAGCCGCCGGAGCGGAACTCCGGGTATAA
- a CDS encoding putative DUF814 domain protein (COG:U;~EggNog:ENOG410Q113;~InterPro:IPR008532,IPR021846;~PFAM:PF11923,PF05670,PF05833), which translates to MESNAIHRRKSAPHTSRPQVQSHSAKLLNHRINPAQQPRSSGKPEIGHQKMKQRFSSLDVKVISQELASEIVNLRVSNIYDLSSRIFLFKVAKPDHRKQLVVDSGFRCHVTQYSRATASAPTPFVTRMRKFLKSRRITSIEQIGTDRIIDFSFSDGMYHMFLEFFAGGNIIITDREYNILALFRQVPAGEGQDETRVGVKYTVTNKQNYHGIPDITRERVQETVEKAKALFSQEGSAPKKSKKKNADVLRKALSQGFPEYPPLLLDHAFAVKELDPATPLDEVLQDEALLTKVVDVLEAAKVETDKLATEKSHPGYIVAKEDTRPSADSPAQGEEDAARKPGYLYEDFHPFKPKQFEGKPGVTILEYPSFNATVDEYFSSIETQKLESRLTEREETAKRKLEAVRQEHAKRIGALKEVQELHIRKAGAIEDNVYRVQEAMDAVNGLIAQGMDWVEIARLIEMEQGRGNPVANIIKLPLKLYENTITLMLGESGEEQDEGEDLFSDDESESEDEQEEAAKAQKQSNNMLTIDIDLGLSPWANATQYYEQKKMAAVKEQKTTQSSTKALKSHEKKVTQDLKKGLKQEKQVLRPARKTFWFEKFLFFISSEGYLVLGGRDAMQSEILYRRYLKKGDVFVHADLQGATPMIVKNRSNSSNAPIPPSTLSQAGNLCVATSSAWDSKAIMSAYWVTASQVSKTADAGGLLPTGEFLIKGEKNFLAPSQLVLGFGVMFQVSKESLRNHKLHRFDEPVATETPVEAQEADKEAEGKPVEQEAQVTKPDEPTGAEKEQEQSSESEGEPEDDAAIPARNPLQRGSSEPTQTESVAANESQNAQADEAADEENKDETEEPNGNNEDEQSAQEEPAEGEDEDESATSPQTQDDRQLSARERRMARKGRASELDGPAADGASVKSANSKQAPTRGKRGKAKKAAAKYADQDEEDRELALRLLGAKSAKAEKAAAEAEAKAKRQKEAEEAKKRRRAQHERAAEAERKRQALFEGGADDYDEETAAAEAADMEWIPALVGTPHPEDDILAAIPVCAPWAALGRYKYRIKLQPGTVKKGKAVKEIIGRWVAETTTGKVKKEHAEDAGIDRATAEKLRAKEGDLIKMWKDTEVINSVPVGKVRIMAGPAPSGGDKGKGKGGGGGNKGGKGGKKK; encoded by the exons ATGGAAAGCAATGCCATCCATAGGCGAAAAAGCGCCCCGCATACGTCACGCCCGCAAGTTCAGAGTCACTCTGCAAAACTCTTGAACCACCGCATCAACCCAGCGCAACAGCCTCGCTCCTCGGGGAAACCGGAAATAGGCCaccagaagatgaagcagagATTCTCGTCCTTGGATGTCAAG GTCATCTCCCAGGAACTTGCATCGGAGATAGTCAATCTGCGAGTTTCGAACATCTACGATCTCTCCTCG cgcatcttcctcttcaaagTCGCCAAACCCGACCACCGCAAACAACTCGTCGTCGACTCCGGCTTCCGCTGCCATGTCACCCAATACTCCCGAGCGACTGCTTCAGCGCCCACGCCCTTCGTGACGCGCATGCGCAAGTTCCTCAAATCGCGCCGGATCACCTCCATCGAACAGATCGGCACGGATCGAATCATCGACTTCTCTTTCAGCGATGGCATGTACCACATGTTCTTGGAGTTCTTTGCCGGCGGGAACATCATTATCACCGATCGCGAATACAATATTCTCGCGCTGTTCCGACAGGTGCCAGCTGGTGAGGGCCAGGATGAGACTCGCGTCGGAGTCAAGTATACGGTGACCAACAAGCAGAACTATCACGGCATTCCGGATATCACAAGGGAGAGAGTCCAGGAGACggtggagaaggccaaggcccTCTTTTCACAGGAGGGCAGTGCaccgaagaagtccaagaagaagaacgcggATGTGCTTCGCAAGGCTTTGTCACAGGGTTTCCCGGAGTATCCGCCCCTGTTGCTGGATCATGCGTTTGCTGTGAAGGAGCTGGACCCCGCTACCCCGCTTGATGAGGTTCTGCAGGATGAGGCGCTTTTGACGAAGGTTGTGGATGTCTTGGAGGCGGCGAAGGTTGAGACGGATAAGCTGGCTACGGAGAAGAGTCACCCGGGTTATATCGTTGCGAAGGAGGATACTCGTCCGTCTGCGGACTCGCCAGCTCAGGGTGAGGAGGACGCTGCGCGGAAACCGGGGTATCTGTATGAAGATTTCCACCCGTTCAAGCCTAAGCAGTTTGAGGGCAAGCCGGGTGTTACTATTCTGGAGTACCCGTCTTTCAACGCGACTGTTGACGAGTACTTCTCGTCTATTGAAACACAAAAGTTGGAGTCGCGGCTTACGGAGCGGGAAGAGACTGCGAAGAGGAAGCTTGAGGCTGTCCGACAGGAACATGCTAAGCGCATTGGCGCTCTCAAGGAGGTTCAGGAACTGCATATTCGCAAGGCCGGAGCCATCGAAGATAATGTCTACCGGGTTCAAGAAGCGATGGACGCAGTCAATGGCCTGATTGCTCAGGGTATGGACTGGGTCGAAATTGCCCGTCTCATTGAGATGGAGCAAGGCAGAGGAAACCCAGTGGCCAATATCATCAAGCTGCCATTGAAGCTCTACGAGAACACAATAACCTTGATGCTCGGAGAGTCAGGTGAAGAGCaggatgaaggcgaggaCTTGTTCTCGGACGATGAGTCTGAGTCAGAGGATGAGCAGGAAGAGGCCGCTAAGGCCCAAAAACAGTCAAACAACATGCTGACAATTGATATTGATCTCGGTCTATCTCCCTGGGCGAACGCAACGCAGTATTatgagcagaagaagatggctgccgtcaaggagcagaagacAACGCAGTCCTCGACCAAGGCGCTCAAGAGCCACGAGAAGAAGGTGACGCAGGACTTGAAGAAGGGtttgaagcaggagaagcaggTTCTTCGGCCTGCCAGAAAGACTTTTTGGTTTGAgaagttcctcttcttcatctcgtCGGAAGGATACTTGGTCTTGGG TGGCCGCGATGCGATGCAAAGCGAAATTCTCTACCGCCGGTACCTTAAGAAAGGCGATGTGTTCGTGCATGCCGATTTACAAGGTGCCACGCCGATGATCGTTAAGAACCGATCGAACTCATCCAACGCACCCATTCCCCCAAGCACACTTTCGCAAGCCGGTAATCTTTGCGTAGCTACGTCCAGCGCCTGGGATTCCAAGGCAATCATGTCAGCATACTGGGTTACCGCGAGTCAAGTTAGCAAGACTGCTGACGCGGGAGGCCTCCTTCCCACCGGCGAGTTCCTCATCAAGGGCGAGAAGAACTTTTTGGCCCCCTCACAGCTCGTCCTAGGATTTGGTGTCATGTTCCAAGTGAGCAAGGAAAGTCTCCGGAACCATAAGCTGCATCGTTTCGACGAACCCGTGGCTACGGAAACGCCTGTGGAAGCCCAGGAAGCCGACAAGGAAGCTGAGGGCAAGCCCGTCGAGCAAGAGGCGCAGGTTACTAAGCCTGATGAACCTACTGGagcggagaaggagcaggagcagagcAGCGAGTCCGAAGGGGAACCAGAGGACGATGCTGCGATCCCCGCTAGAAACCCATTGCAACGCGGGTCGTCAGAGCCTACCCAGACAGAATCGGTTGCGGCGAACGAATCCCAGAACGCCCAGGCTGATGAGGCAGCTGACGAGGAAAACAAAGACGAAACTGAAGAACCGAACGGCAACAATGAAGACGAGCAAAGCGCTCAAGAAGAGCCAGCTGAGggtgaggacgaggacgagagtGCGACATCGCCGCAGACTCAAGATGATCGACAGCTCTCAGCTAGAGAAAGACGAATGGCtagaaaaggaagagcgTCAGAACTGGATGGACCTGCAGCGGACGGGGCATCTGTCAAATCTGCTAACAGCAAGCAAGCTCCAACTCGGGGTAAGAGAGGCAAAGCAAAGAAGGCCGCAGCCAAGTACGCTGAtcaggacgaggaggatcggGAACTGGCTCTACGCTTGCTAGGTGCCAAGAGTGCCAAAGCTGAAaaggcagctgcagaagctgaagcaAAGGCGAAGCGtcagaaagaagcagaagaagcgaagaaaCGACGCAGAGCACAGCATGAACGCGCCGCGGAAGCGGAGCGGAAACGACAGGCTCTCTTTGAGGGTGGTGCCGATGACTACGACGAAGAAACtgccgcagcagaagcagcagatatGGAGTGGATTCCTGCATTGGTTGGAACTCCCCATCCGGAAGATGATATCCTGGCTGCTATTCCTGTCTGCGCTCCTTGGGCTGCCCTGGGTCGGTACAAGTATCGCATCAAGTTGCAGCCGGGTACcgtgaagaagggcaaggctGTCAAGGAGATCATTGGACGCTGGGTTGCCGAAACTACAACAGGCAAGGTCAAGAAGGAACACGCCGAAGATGCTGGAATCGATCGTGCTACCGCTGAGAAGCTCCGCGCGAAGGAAGGAGATCTGATCAAAATGTGGAAGGACACGGAGGTCATCAATAGCGTTCCTGTCGGTAAGGTGCGCATTATGGCTGGGCCAGCACCTAGCGGAGGTGACAAGGGCAAAGGCAaaggtggcggtggtggaaacAAGGGAggcaagggagggaagaagaaatag
- a CDS encoding NAD-dependent epimerase/dehydratase family protein (COG:S;~EggNog:ENOG410PJW4;~InterPro:IPR036291,IPR001509;~TransMembrane:1 (o6-24i);~go_function: GO:0003824 - catalytic activity [Evidence IEA]) — MESRTLLITGVFGYIGGSILSAILRTKETWAANLKVSALVRSESQATKVKELGVSPEPFSGFDELDRLEEVGKGFDIIIHAGAGWHTPSAKALIKGQGVRRQTTHADVHYFQISGTANLSDRPYTEGYIDTHVFSDEEDIYSYEKYRESRETYFPRSTDIAVIEEGEAAGVTTYIVMAPTIFGLGSGSFNRFSMQLPTMTADALRTGSCSVVSEGDTVWNHVHIEDLAALHLVLLQHIFRGIKIPSGRKGIYFCETGEHSHLEFSEDLAKAGHKLGVFPSSEVAKITIQEAGEKWVFGNTSIAELGFASNSRTKAVLARNLGWAPSHADEWESTFSTELNEFINNPPSERDVLKYLQK; from the exons ATGGAATCGCGCACTCTTCTCATAACCGGGGTTTTCGGCTATAT CGGAGGCTCAATTTTGTCTGCCATCCTCAGGACCAAAGAAACGTGGGCTGCTAATCTGAAAGTATCGGCCCTGGTTCGATCTGAATCACAGGCTACAAAAGTCAAGGAGTTGGGTGTATCTCCAGAACCATTCTCAGGCTTCGACGAGCTGGATAGACTGGAAGAGGTCGGTAAAGGCTTCGACA TTATTATTCAtgctggtgctggctggCATACTCCCTCTGCGAAAGCCCTGATTAAGGGGCAAGGTGTGCGGCGCCAAACTACGCACGCCGATGTCCACTATTTTCAGATCTCCGGAACCGCAAACTTGAGCGATCGCCCGTATACAGAGGGGTATATTGATACTCATGTCTTctccgatgaagaggatatcTACTCATATGAGAAATATCGCGAATCTCGCGAAACATACTTCCCGCGGTCTACCGACATTGCCGTgattgaggagggcgaggccGCTGGTGTGACTACTTACATTGTAATGGCACCTACAATCTTTGGTCTTGGAAGTGGGTCATTCAACCGCTTTTCCATGCAGCTTCCAACCATGACCGCGGATGCACTTCGTACAGGCAGCTGCAGTGTTGTTTCTGAGGGAGATACTGTTTGGAACCACGTGCATATCGAGGACCTGGCAGCTCTACACCTGGTCTTGCTTCAGCACATTTTCCGAGGCATCAAGATCCCCTCTGGTCGAAAGGGAATCTATTTCTGTGAGACTGGAGAGCACTCACACCTGGAGTTCTCGGAAGACCTGGCTAAGGCTGGCCATAAGTTGGGCGTTTTCCCCTCTAGTGAGGTGGCGAAGATTACTATCCAGGAAGCAGGCGAGAAATGGGTTTTTGGCAACACATCTATTGCTGAACTTGGCTTTGCCTCAAA CTCTCGTACGAAAGCTGTCCTCGCTCGCAACTTGGGATGGGCGCCCTCCCATGCCGATGAGTGGGAGAGCACGTTCAGCACTGAGCTGAATGAATTTATCAATAATCCTCCCAGTGAACGAGACGTCCTCAAATATCTACAGAAATAG